A window from Mya arenaria isolate MELC-2E11 chromosome 9, ASM2691426v1 encodes these proteins:
- the LOC128246931 gene encoding polyhomeotic-like protein 1 isoform X4 gives MTDGQQQQQSKQQQQSTAQPQSGNPSSAQQTGRQMSQQTPQAGSAGSQPAGNQSSQQQPQQQQVQPQVQQQQAIQPQHQAIQPQQQAIQPQQQAIQPQQQAIQPQQQAIQPQQQAIQPQQQQQQQQQQQAMQQQMQQLQQQQQMQQLPQLQQIAPQTQHVLPNIHSVTSVPLSMAMTAGAMNGGMTAGNLRSPLGQLPQVQVIHQAMQSPTFMPAQFAYNQQQQFMLQNMQAAMQQANVMSMNPQQINMANMIAMQGRPNTSMFTPGAGMSQPTTPTTPNVMSIASTMTSQPGSTTTTASNNTNKTAVAGTKPAGQQQQQNQQQAGQQQNQQQQPNYLGQVQQAQATAMIGGKPIILGQAGGLLQGQIGVISAGQLQTTQAYATGQTFGQLQSKQGQQISMATNNGQGQIQLNSSQGTIRFSQPQCIVSNTGNAQLISSQPVFTNQMIQAMASQLQHFPNQPIMLAQGNTQTLNTGQKLYINPVQTQNLMTGMQTAMNTGFKSPTQQNVQTVSMPIQKQTTAAQTGKVLLPSMSKTVTTAKVPPNSASGGLAKPGTNPMAKPKGRPKGSGKASPAVSTPTAATNQSRPDSTPSCQSKPSTPTSLASVVGSPDMKSQSDSELEVPKKLTIDETATEAQDQGNVEATPDVETAEKKPVIPEKPTPPPDLPLEPRPSIIASEHPVHVERQRAIVKPHILTHVIEGFVIQEGPEPFPVQRSSLLTEFIPPKPGQPVEQSSLISLDEDDMDQDEDSHEEQARSLKRKRKGKKSWRGNRLASSSSLMGELEDQSSSMSQEETPSPATTPDHPRNTPPPDLQMEGEYMPPHVSPTKWNVQEVYEFIKNLQGCAMYAEEFRSQEIDGQALLLLKEDHLMSTMNMKLGPALKICARINAIKEETG, from the exons ATGACAGACGgtcagcaacaacaacaatccaaacaacaacaacagtctACCGCACAACCACAGTCTGGAAATCCATCATCAGCTCAACAG ACAGGTCGCCAGATGTCACAACAGACGCCCCAGGCTGGTTCTGCAGGCTCTCAACCTGCAGGGAACCAGTCTAGTCAACAACAACCACAGCAACAGCAGGTACAGCCCCAGGTACAGCAACAGCAGGCTATACAGCCCCAACACCAAGCTATACAACCACAGCAACAAGCGATCCAGCCTCAGCAACAAGCGATCCAGCCTCAACAACAAGCTATTCAGCCTCAGCAGCAGGCTATTCAACCGCAACAGCAAGCAATTCAGccacagcagcagcagcaacaacaacaacaacaacaggcaATGCAGCAACAGATGCAACAGctgcagcaacaacaacaaatgcaGCAACTGCCTCAGCTTCAACAG ATAGCCCCACAGACTCAGCATGTGCTGCCAAACATCCACAGTGTAACCTCTGTGCCTCTCAGTATGGCCATGACTGCTGGGGCAATGAATGGAGGCATGACAGCGGGAAACCTTAGATCACCACTGGGGCAATTACCACAG GTCCAAGTTATACACCAGGCAATGCAGAGCCCGACGTTCATGCCGGCACAGTTTGCCTACAATCAACAGCAACAATTTATGCTGCAAAACATGCAGG CAGCAATGCAGCAAGCCAATGTGATGAGTATGAATCCCCAGCAGATAAACATGGCCAACATGATCGCTATGCAGGGGCGGCCCAACACTAGCATGTTCACTCCAGGGGCTGGGATGTCACAACCCACTACA CCAACCACACCAAATGTGATGAGTATTgcatcaaccatgacctcccagcCAGGATCAACAACAACTACTGCCagcaacaacaccaacaaaacAGCAGTGGCAGGCACAAAGCCTGCTggccaacaacaacaacagaatcaGCAACAGGCTGGACAGCAACAAAATCAGCAGCAGCAGCCTAATTACCTGGGACAG GTGCAACAAGCGCAGGCGACAGCTATGATTGGTGGAAAACCCATCATCCTTGGACAGGCCGGGGGTCTGCTACAGGGTCAAATAG GTGTAATATCAGCGGGGCAGTTACAGACCACACAGGCTTATGCTACTGGTCAGACATTTGGGCAACTGCAG TCCAAGCAGGGCCAGCAGATCAGCATGGCGACTAACAATGGTCAAGGTCAGATCCAGCTGAACAGTTCCCAGGGAACGATTCGATTCTCTCAGCCTCAGTGTATTGTCAGCAACACAG GCAACGCCCAGCTGATTTCTTCCCAGCCTGTATTTACCAATCAGATGATCCAAGCTATGGCCTCACAGCTTCAACATTTCCCCAACCAGCCCATCATGTTAGCACAGGGAAATACACAGACACTTAATACAG GTCAGAAATTGTATATCAATCCTGTTCAGACCCAAAATCTCATGACGGGGATGCAGACTGCTATGAACACAGGCTTCAAAAGCCCCACACAACAAAATGTTCAG ACTGTATCCATGCCAATACAGAAGCAAACCACAGCAGCACAGACAGGAAAAGTCTTGCTACCCTCCATGTCCAAAACCGTCACCACTGCCAAAGTCCCCCCTAATAGTGCCTCAGGAGGTTTGGCCAAACCAGGAACCAACCCTATGGCTAAGCCAAAAGGGCGCCCTAAAGGGTCTGGCAAGGCCTCTCCAGCTGTTTCTACACCTACAG CAGCAACCAATCAGAGCAGACCTGACTCCACCCCTTCCTGTCAATCAAAACCTTCTACTCCAACCTCATTGGCTTCTGTGGTGGGGTCACCTGACATGAAGAGCCAATCAGATTCAGAGTTAGAAGTTCCAAAAAAGCTTACCATTGATGAGACTGCCACTGAAGCTCAGGACCAAGGGAATGTAGAGGCTACACCAGATGTGGAAACGGCTGAAAAGAAACCG GTTATTCCTGAGAAGCCAACCCCACCACCAGATCTGCCCCTAGAGCCACGTCCAAGCATCATAGCCTCCGAACATCCCGTACATGTGGAAAGGCAGCGTGCCATTGTGAAACCCCACATTCTAACACATGTCATTGAGGGTTTTGTCATACAAGAGGGTCCAGAACCTTTCCCG GTTCAAAGGTCCTCTCTGCTGACAGAGTTTATTCCTCCAAAGCCTGGTCAGCCAGTGGAACAATCTTCCCTTATTTCCTTGGATGAGGATGATATGGATCAGGATGAGGACAGTCACGAGGAACAAG CACGGTCTTTAAAGCGGAAGCGCAAAGGCAAGAAGTCCTGGAGAGGAAACAGACTGGCCAGTTCGAGTTCCCTG ATGGGAGAGTTGGAAGACCAGAGCAGCTCAATGAGCCAAGAGGAGACACCGTCCCCCGCCACAACACCTGACCACCCCCGCAACACCCCACCCCCTGACTTACAGATGGAGGGCGAATACATGCCACCACACGTCAGCCCCACGAAATGGAAT gTTCAAGAGGTGTATGAGTTTATCAAGAATCTGCAAGGGTGCGCAATGTACGCTGAAGAGTTCCGCTCCCAGGAGATTGACGGGCAGGCCTTGTTACTGTTGAAGGAAGACCATCTTATGAGTACAATGAACATGAAACTGGGCCCTGCTCTGAAAATATGTGCCCGCATAAATGCAATTAAGGAGGAAACAGGATGA